One Natronomonas moolapensis 8.8.11 genomic region harbors:
- a CDS encoding 2,3,4,5-tetrahydropyridine-2,6-dicarboxylate N-succinyltransferase: MSVLREDIEDLQRRYEEGLAAEAVGADERALLDEFLTALEAGEIRAAEREDGGWAANSWVKQGILLNFGLREIETHTHGGVDYHDVLPLRGTGDLPGRGTRNTPDGTVVRRGAYVGGDAILMSPAFVNIGAYVGDGTLVDSCDTVGSAAQIGDNVKLGANTLIGGVLEPVEAAPVVVEDDVSLGAGCRVTSGFVVGEGSVVGENTLLTPRIPVYDLVEEEIVYGELPPERRAFSRFVESSVGEHDLFDGGAYKPAVVATDVGAETLEATEREDALRDN; this comes from the coding sequence ATGAGTGTACTCCGCGAGGACATCGAGGACTTACAGCGGCGCTACGAGGAGGGGCTGGCCGCCGAGGCGGTCGGGGCCGACGAGCGCGCCCTCCTCGACGAGTTTCTGACCGCCCTCGAGGCTGGCGAGATCCGCGCCGCCGAGCGCGAGGACGGCGGGTGGGCCGCCAACAGCTGGGTCAAACAGGGCATCCTGCTCAACTTCGGGCTTCGGGAAATCGAGACGCACACGCACGGCGGCGTCGACTACCACGACGTCCTCCCGCTCAGGGGGACCGGCGACCTCCCGGGGCGCGGTACCCGGAACACGCCGGACGGCACCGTCGTCCGCCGCGGGGCCTACGTCGGTGGCGACGCGATTTTGATGAGCCCCGCCTTCGTCAACATCGGCGCGTACGTCGGCGACGGCACGTTGGTCGACTCCTGTGACACCGTCGGCTCGGCGGCCCAGATCGGTGACAACGTCAAACTGGGTGCGAACACGCTGATCGGCGGCGTCCTCGAACCCGTCGAGGCCGCGCCCGTGGTCGTCGAGGACGACGTCTCCCTCGGGGCCGGCTGTCGCGTCACGAGCGGGTTCGTCGTCGGCGAAGGCAGCGTCGTCGGCGAAAACACGCTGTTGACCCCGCGGATCCCGGTGTACGATCTGGTCGAAGAGGAGATCGTTTACGGCGAGCTTCCGCCCGAACGGCGGGCGTTCAGCCGGTTCGTCGAATCGAGCGTCGGCGAACACGACCTTTTCGACGGCGGGGCGTACAAACCCGCCGTCGTCGCCACCGACGTCGGAGCGGAAACCCTGGAAGCGACCGAACGCGAGGACGCCCTTCGGGACAACTGA
- the aceB gene encoding malate synthase AceB, with the protein MTELDKRTHERTFVRTFFTTPTAVEGEDDSAKMLEGAAGLSGMEAPDVWVPDNEDATAPNMRDEGAQNIIDVVSEHGADYPGEIHPRVVWHRDSPSTRYQGFQRMLEIADPENGAIEHIDGFVVPEVGDIDDWKKADEFLTIIENEYGFDEGSIKMSVIIESGQSELGMEKLRDEMGKPTNNLERLFMLVIGEVDYTKDARAITPTGALPAWPELRHNTSRAASAAGLISVDGPYDDIRDVEGYRERMTDNQAKGMLGIWSLTPGQVVEANKSALPPAEGYWLLDADGREVELESVDGVEVYDGDRVSLEETDGGYVLSVGTDDLELDEDELTQELLDLLDYVPSMDDIVDSMEEFEAAKEAGKGAIAMTQAATVEIDGVQVDISSDRMWDEATYQALQTPITLFQDVYENRPDQHEGLAELYSEDVVERAMDVGN; encoded by the coding sequence ATGACGGAACTCGACAAGCGAACCCACGAGCGGACGTTCGTCCGGACCTTCTTTACCACCCCGACGGCGGTCGAAGGCGAGGACGACTCGGCGAAGATGCTGGAAGGTGCCGCGGGCCTCAGCGGGATGGAGGCACCCGACGTCTGGGTGCCGGACAACGAGGACGCCACCGCGCCGAACATGCGCGACGAGGGCGCACAGAACATCATCGACGTCGTCTCCGAACACGGCGCCGACTACCCCGGCGAGATCCACCCGCGCGTCGTCTGGCACCGCGATAGCCCCTCGACGCGGTATCAGGGCTTCCAACGCATGCTCGAGATCGCAGACCCCGAGAACGGAGCCATCGAGCACATCGACGGGTTCGTCGTCCCCGAGGTCGGCGACATCGACGACTGGAAAAAAGCCGACGAGTTCCTGACGATCATCGAGAACGAGTACGGCTTCGATGAGGGCTCGATCAAGATGTCCGTCATCATCGAGAGCGGCCAGTCCGAACTCGGTATGGAGAAGCTCCGCGACGAGATGGGCAAGCCGACGAACAACCTCGAGCGCCTGTTCATGCTCGTGATCGGCGAGGTCGACTACACGAAGGACGCCCGCGCCATCACGCCGACGGGCGCGCTGCCGGCGTGGCCCGAACTCCGTCACAACACCTCCCGTGCGGCGAGCGCCGCGGGGCTCATTTCCGTCGACGGTCCCTACGACGACATCCGCGACGTCGAGGGCTACCGAGAGCGCATGACCGACAACCAGGCCAAGGGAATGCTCGGCATCTGGTCGCTCACCCCCGGGCAGGTCGTCGAGGCCAACAAGTCCGCGCTCCCGCCCGCGGAGGGCTACTGGCTTCTCGACGCCGACGGCCGCGAGGTCGAACTCGAAAGCGTCGACGGCGTCGAAGTGTATGACGGAGACCGCGTCTCCCTCGAGGAGACCGACGGCGGCTACGTCCTCTCGGTCGGCACCGACGACCTCGAACTCGACGAGGACGAACTCACGCAGGAGTTGCTCGACCTCCTCGATTACGTTCCGAGCATGGACGACATCGTCGACTCCATGGAGGAGTTCGAGGCCGCCAAGGAGGCCGGCAAGGGCGCGATCGCGATGACCCAGGCCGCGACCGTCGAAATCGACGGCGTGCAGGTCGATATCAGCAGCGATCGGATGTGGGACGAGGCCACCTACCAGGCGCTTCAGACCCCGATCACGCTGTTCCAGGACGTCTACGAGAACCGCCCCGACCAACACGAGGGGCTCGCCGAACTCTACAGCGAGGACGTCGTCGAGCGCGCGATGGACGTCGGGAACTGA
- a CDS encoding PIN domain-containing protein, whose amino-acid sequence MSERHAPDPTRVVADADVLAADLLVGGAARDTMDVLRSHSWLELVATEPLLEATRGVVESLADRALADEWRAAVDDLAVVVEQPPDDRPVLAAAYRGNASQIVTFDERLRSAEAGATLRDHFEVSVRSPEAFLAVVDPAALYELAFEGSYPGPDREPR is encoded by the coding sequence GTGAGTGAGCGCCACGCACCCGACCCGACCCGCGTTGTCGCCGACGCAGACGTACTCGCGGCCGACCTCCTCGTCGGCGGCGCGGCCAGGGACACGATGGACGTGCTCAGATCGCACTCTTGGCTCGAGTTGGTCGCGACCGAGCCGCTGCTTGAGGCGACGCGGGGCGTCGTCGAGTCACTCGCCGACCGGGCGCTGGCCGACGAGTGGCGCGCGGCGGTCGACGACCTCGCCGTCGTCGTCGAACAGCCCCCCGACGACCGGCCGGTGCTCGCGGCCGCCTATCGCGGGAACGCCTCCCAGATCGTCACGTTCGACGAGCGCCTCCGGAGCGCCGAGGCCGGCGCCACGCTGCGCGACCACTTCGAGGTCAGCGTCCGATCGCCCGAGGCGTTTCTCGCGGTCGTCGACCCGGCGGCGCTGTACGAACTCGCTTTCGAGGGATCGTATCCGGGGCCGGACCGGGAGCCACGCTGA
- a CDS encoding translation initiation factor IF-2 subunit alpha gives MKYSGWPTPGELVVGRVDEIEDFGVFVDLEEYENKRGLVHVSEVASGWIKNVRDHVNTDQMVVCKVLDVDESAQQVDLSIKDVNDHQRSDKIQEWKNDQKADKWMEIAFGEGIEDDDFRRVANELIDEHGSLYAGFEQAAIHGPEAISGTDLGDEEVDAIVETARENVSVPYVTVTGYVDLEAPGGEGVEDIRGALSAAEGNGEIPEEIDLDVTYVGSPEYRIRVQAPNYKTAEDELEASAGRASETIEATGGSAEFHRERRTDEE, from the coding sequence ATGAAATACAGCGGCTGGCCCACCCCCGGTGAACTCGTCGTCGGACGCGTCGACGAGATCGAGGATTTCGGCGTCTTCGTGGATCTAGAGGAGTACGAGAACAAACGCGGGCTGGTCCACGTCAGCGAGGTCGCTTCCGGGTGGATCAAGAACGTCCGCGATCACGTCAACACCGACCAGATGGTCGTCTGCAAGGTGCTCGACGTCGACGAGAGCGCCCAACAGGTCGATCTCTCGATCAAGGACGTCAACGATCACCAGCGCTCCGACAAGATCCAGGAGTGGAAGAACGACCAGAAGGCCGACAAGTGGATGGAGATCGCCTTCGGCGAGGGGATCGAGGACGACGACTTCCGCCGGGTCGCCAACGAACTCATCGACGAACACGGATCCCTCTATGCCGGCTTCGAGCAGGCAGCTATCCACGGTCCCGAAGCGATCTCGGGGACGGACCTCGGCGACGAAGAAGTCGATGCGATCGTCGAGACGGCCCGCGAGAACGTCTCGGTCCCGTACGTCACTGTCACCGGCTACGTCGATTTGGAGGCGCCGGGAGGCGAGGGCGTCGAGGATATCCGCGGGGCGCTGTCGGCCGCCGAGGGCAACGGCGAGATCCCCGAGGAGATCGACCTCGACGTGACCTACGTCGGCTCGCCGGAGTACCGGATCCGCGTACAGGCGCCCAACTACAAGACCGCCGAGGACGAACTAGAAGCCAGTGCCGGACGCGCCAGCGAGACCATCGAGGCGACCGGCGGGTCGGCCGAGTTCCACCGCGAGCGTCGAACCGACGAGGAGTAG
- a CDS encoding non-canonical purine NTP pyrophosphatase translates to MLRYVTTNEGKVREAEAYLGDEVAAFEYDYTEIQADSLEAVAAQGAREAYEHVDGPVIVDDAGLYLEGFDGFPGPYSAYVENTLGIERVGRLARRENARRAKFRCVIAYCDGEPFEASPEPVDVEDRRGRDLDADDRATAATDDTVVGSGLPVKLFAGAVPGRIVEPRGDGGFGYDPIFEHDGTTFAEMGSEKKNAVSHRGRALGKFAEWFAER, encoded by the coding sequence ATGCTCAGATACGTGACGACGAACGAGGGGAAAGTCCGGGAGGCAGAGGCGTACCTCGGCGACGAGGTCGCCGCTTTCGAGTACGACTACACGGAGATCCAGGCCGACTCCTTGGAGGCGGTCGCCGCCCAAGGGGCGCGCGAAGCATACGAACACGTCGACGGACCGGTGATCGTCGACGACGCGGGGCTGTACCTCGAGGGATTCGATGGCTTTCCCGGCCCCTATTCGGCGTACGTCGAGAACACACTCGGCATCGAGCGCGTCGGCCGACTCGCCCGACGGGAGAACGCGCGGCGGGCGAAGTTCCGGTGTGTGATCGCCTACTGCGACGGCGAGCCCTTCGAGGCCTCCCCCGAACCGGTCGACGTCGAGGACCGCCGGGGTCGGGACCTCGACGCCGACGACCGGGCGACGGCGGCGACGGACGACACCGTCGTCGGCTCCGGCCTACCGGTGAAACTCTTCGCCGGAGCGGTCCCGGGGCGGATCGTCGAACCCCGCGGTGACGGTGGGTTCGGTTACGACCCGATCTTCGAACACGACGGAACGACGTTCGCCGAAATGGGTTCCGAAAAAAAGAACGCCGTCTCACACCGCGGGCGGGCGCTCGGGAAGTTCGCCGAGTGGTTCGCCGAGCGATAG
- the aceA gene encoding isocitrate lyase, translated as MAHDNDGTDEVASRVQNTESITRDVDNPAARELREKFDEQDFTFAPGLYHALDARLAEMAGLDAAYMSGYSTVLGQFGFPDLEMVTMTEMVENAKRIVEATNLPVVADCDTGYGGVHNVRRAVREYEKAGVAAVHIEDQTTPKRCGHIAGKQIVPRDEAEARFSAAVDAKQSEDTVIIARTDAYGSANGDWEEHLERGRIYADAGVDLVWPEMPDPSREDAVNYAETIHETHPDLDLAFNYSSSFAWSEETDPLTFQELGDLGYQYIFITLYALHSGAHAVYEDMKNISENDEAAQWDLEDRYLGHETESHHELSFVSRFQDIEAQFDPEAKARMEQSAGFTEEESDPVTSGDDD; from the coding sequence ATGGCACACGACAACGACGGAACGGACGAGGTCGCGAGCCGAGTTCAAAACACCGAGTCGATCACACGAGACGTTGACAATCCCGCCGCCCGCGAACTCCGCGAGAAGTTCGACGAGCAGGACTTCACGTTCGCGCCCGGCCTGTATCACGCTCTCGACGCCCGGCTGGCCGAGATGGCCGGTCTCGACGCCGCGTACATGTCCGGCTACTCGACGGTTCTGGGCCAGTTCGGCTTCCCGGACCTCGAGATGGTCACGATGACCGAAATGGTCGAGAACGCAAAGCGCATCGTCGAAGCGACGAACCTGCCGGTCGTCGCCGACTGCGACACCGGCTACGGCGGCGTCCACAACGTTCGCCGTGCCGTCCGCGAGTACGAGAAGGCCGGCGTCGCCGCCGTCCACATCGAGGACCAGACGACCCCGAAACGTTGCGGGCACATCGCCGGCAAGCAGATCGTCCCGCGCGACGAGGCCGAGGCACGCTTCTCGGCGGCTGTCGACGCCAAACAGTCCGAAGACACCGTCATCATCGCCCGGACGGACGCCTACGGCTCCGCCAACGGCGACTGGGAGGAACACCTCGAGCGCGGCCGCATCTACGCCGACGCCGGCGTCGACCTGGTCTGGCCCGAGATGCCGGACCCCTCGCGCGAGGACGCCGTCAATTACGCCGAGACGATCCACGAGACCCACCCCGACCTGGATCTCGCGTTTAATTACTCGAGCTCTTTCGCGTGGTCCGAGGAGACGGACCCGCTCACGTTCCAGGAACTCGGTGACCTCGGCTACCAGTACATCTTCATCACGCTGTACGCGCTGCACTCCGGCGCACACGCGGTCTACGAGGACATGAAGAACATCTCGGAGAACGACGAGGCGGCCCAGTGGGACCTCGAGGACCGCTATCTCGGCCACGAGACCGAGAGTCACCACGAGCTCTCGTTCGTCTCGCGCTTCCAGGACATCGAAGCGCAGTTCGACCCCGAGGCGAAGGCCCGGATGGAACAGTCCGCGGGCTTCACCGAGGAGGAGAGCGACCCGGTGACCTCCGGCGACGACGACTGA
- a CDS encoding RNA-protein complex protein Nop10, with protein sequence MAKSDIRVCSAWEREHDRPVYTLSGRCPECGSPAENSAPAPFDPADPYGEYRRRARRRD encoded by the coding sequence ATGGCCAAATCCGACATCCGCGTTTGCTCGGCGTGGGAGCGCGAGCACGACCGGCCGGTGTACACGCTCTCTGGGCGCTGTCCCGAGTGCGGTTCCCCGGCCGAAAACAGCGCGCCGGCACCGTTCGACCCCGCGGATCCCTACGGCGAGTACCGCCGGCGCGCGCGACGGCGTGACTGA
- a CDS encoding proteasome assembly chaperone family protein: MDEFDIDRLSTPDLDDPVLIEGLPGVGHVGKLAAEHLLEEFDAELVRRIHSEHFPPQVTVEEGRTQLASAEMYAIRDAERDLLVLTGDHQAGDGPGHYRLTETILDVAASFDVAQVYALGGIPTGELVDEPAVVGAATADEEIESLETFGVEFRENEPAGGIVGVSGLLLGLGERRGFEAACLMGETSGYLVDPKSARVVLETLEAAVPFEVGYDTLSERAEEMEAVIKRIRQMEQGTTPSEEDLRYIG, translated from the coding sequence ATGGACGAGTTCGACATCGATCGGCTCTCGACACCCGATCTCGACGATCCCGTACTGATCGAGGGGCTGCCCGGCGTCGGCCACGTCGGGAAGCTGGCCGCCGAACACCTCCTCGAGGAGTTCGACGCCGAGTTGGTGCGTCGGATCCACTCCGAGCATTTCCCGCCGCAGGTCACCGTCGAGGAGGGTCGGACCCAGTTGGCCTCCGCGGAGATGTACGCGATCCGCGACGCCGAACGCGATCTGCTCGTGTTGACCGGCGATCACCAGGCCGGCGACGGGCCGGGGCACTACCGCCTCACGGAGACGATCCTCGACGTGGCGGCCTCGTTCGACGTCGCACAGGTGTATGCCCTCGGGGGGATCCCGACCGGCGAGCTGGTCGATGAACCGGCCGTCGTCGGCGCGGCGACCGCCGACGAGGAGATCGAATCGCTCGAGACCTTCGGCGTCGAGTTCCGCGAGAACGAACCCGCAGGCGGCATCGTCGGCGTCTCCGGACTCCTGCTCGGGCTGGGCGAGCGGCGTGGCTTCGAGGCTGCCTGCCTGATGGGCGAGACGAGCGGCTACCTCGTCGACCCCAAGAGCGCCCGAGTCGTCCTGGAGACACTCGAGGCCGCGGTGCCGTTCGAGGTCGGCTACGACACCCTCTCCGAGCGCGCCGAGGAGATGGAGGCGGTAATCAAACGTATCCGACAGATGGAACAGGGTACGACACCGAGTGAGGAAGACCTGAGGTACATCGGATGA